A single genomic interval of Flavobacterium sp. N2820 harbors:
- a CDS encoding nuclear transport factor 2 family protein, translated as MPNQLQQIAIRWFDAFNTKNLEKLLALYDDEAQHFSPKLKMRQPETNGLIIGKEAMRIWWQDAFDRLPTLHYKVTSLTANTDRVFMEYTRQVEGEEDMLVAEVLEIKDGKIVFSRVYHG; from the coding sequence ATGCCTAATCAACTACAACAAATTGCCATTAGATGGTTTGATGCTTTCAATACCAAAAATTTAGAAAAATTGTTAGCATTATACGACGACGAGGCCCAACATTTTAGTCCGAAATTAAAAATGCGTCAACCTGAAACCAATGGTTTAATTATTGGCAAAGAAGCCATGCGCATTTGGTGGCAAGATGCTTTTGATCGATTGCCAACTTTACACTACAAAGTAACTTCATTAACCGCTAACACTGACCGAGTTTTTATGGAATACACACGTCAAGTAGAAGGTGAAGAAGATATGTTAGTAGCCGAAGTTTTAGAAATTAAAGACGGAAAGATTGTGTTTTCTAGGGTTTATCATGGGTAA
- a CDS encoding pseudouridine synthase: protein MSRQGNDKSRPGSARQGGYKKDSNSRGNAPIRKAPSKFATKPEAAKPEAPKAPKSPKRPSNPDEIRLNRYISNSGMCSRRDADIYIQSGNVKVNGEVITEMGHRVKLTDVVQFDGVNITPEKKEYVLLNKPKNFSTAGDDSPGSANVLDLVRGASKANLMPVGRMDKTTTGLLLFTNDTEIVQKFTVPNQRSSKVYQVSLDKNLKYEDLEKIQKGLMIEEHKVFVEEITYIEDQPKSEIGIKMKTSNVKVVRKIFEHLKYDVLKVDRVTFAGLTKKNLPRGDWRFLTEQEIINLKNA from the coding sequence ATGTCACGTCAAGGGAATGATAAAAGCCGTCCAGGTTCAGCAAGACAAGGAGGCTACAAGAAAGATAGCAATTCAAGAGGAAATGCACCAATTCGTAAAGCACCTTCAAAATTTGCAACTAAACCAGAAGCGGCAAAACCAGAAGCTCCAAAAGCTCCGAAATCTCCAAAAAGACCATCTAATCCAGACGAAATTCGTCTAAATCGTTATATTTCTAATTCAGGAATGTGTAGCCGTAGAGATGCGGATATTTACATTCAAAGTGGTAATGTAAAAGTAAATGGTGAAGTCATTACCGAAATGGGTCACCGCGTTAAATTAACCGATGTGGTTCAGTTTGATGGAGTGAATATTACTCCAGAAAAGAAAGAATATGTATTGTTAAATAAGCCTAAAAACTTTTCAACAGCAGGAGACGATTCTCCAGGATCTGCAAATGTATTGGATTTAGTTCGAGGTGCTTCAAAAGCAAACTTAATGCCTGTTGGAAGAATGGATAAGACCACAACGGGTTTGTTGTTGTTTACCAATGATACCGAAATCGTACAGAAATTCACGGTTCCAAATCAACGTTCATCTAAAGTATATCAAGTTTCGTTAGATAAAAATTTAAAATACGAAGATTTAGAAAAAATCCAAAAAGGATTAATGATTGAAGAACACAAAGTATTTGTGGAGGAAATTACCTATATTGAAGATCAACCAAAAAGTGAAATAGGTATCAAAATGAAAACGTCTAATGTAAAAGTAGTTCGTAAAATTTTTGAACACTTAAAATATGATGTTTTAAAAGTAGACCGTGTAACTTTTGCCGGTTTGACTAAGAAAAATTTACCAAGAGGTGATTGGAGATTCTTAACTGAACAAGAAATCATCAACCTTAAAAATGCTTAA
- a CDS encoding geranylgeranylglycerol-phosphate geranylgeranyltransferase, which yields MLTRKTKLVLTKIFSFFSVIRGYNIWVIALAQYLSAIFILAPEKRALDIILDWRLFLIVVASTLTIASGYIINNFYDAKKDLINRPKKVMIDRLVSQETKLKVYFTINFIVALLMFFISWRAMLFFSAYIFLIWFYSHKLKKMFLIGNITASVLAVLPFFGILMYYKNFYEVIFAHATFLFLLILIRELIKDLENIEGDLIADYKTIPVVFGEKRAKTIISVLTVLTLIPVYFLVEIYNVGYMDIYFYLSLITLLFFATLLWKATTKTEYLKLHFLLKFIIVSGVFCIVLIEPSVLFHGKKLILTHSLSLY from the coding sequence ATGCTCACCCGTAAAACCAAATTAGTTCTTACTAAAATATTCAGTTTTTTCTCTGTAATTAGAGGATACAATATTTGGGTGATTGCATTGGCGCAATATCTTTCGGCGATTTTTATTTTAGCTCCCGAAAAAAGAGCATTAGACATTATACTCGATTGGCGTTTGTTTTTGATTGTGGTCGCTTCTACGTTAACAATTGCTTCTGGCTACATTATCAATAATTTTTATGATGCCAAAAAAGATTTAATCAATCGTCCAAAAAAAGTAATGATTGACCGTTTGGTGAGTCAGGAAACCAAGTTAAAAGTTTATTTTACGATTAATTTCATTGTGGCTTTGCTGATGTTCTTCATTTCTTGGCGAGCGATGTTGTTTTTTTCGGCTTACATTTTCTTGATTTGGTTTTATTCGCATAAGTTGAAAAAAATGTTCTTAATTGGAAATATCACGGCATCCGTTTTAGCGGTTTTACCTTTCTTCGGAATTTTGATGTACTATAAAAATTTCTATGAAGTTATTTTTGCACACGCTACTTTTTTGTTTTTATTGATTTTAATTCGAGAATTAATTAAAGATTTAGAAAATATCGAAGGCGATTTAATTGCGGATTATAAGACAATTCCTGTGGTTTTTGGTGAAAAAAGAGCAAAAACTATTATTTCCGTATTAACTGTTTTAACATTGATACCAGTATATTTCTTAGTCGAAATTTACAATGTAGGTTACATGGATATTTACTTTTATTTAAGCTTAATTACTTTGTTGTTCTTTGCAACGTTATTGTGGAAAGCAACTACAAAAACAGAATATTTAAAACTTCATTTTTTATTAAAGTTTATAATTGTTTCAGGTGTTTTTTGTATTGTATTAATAGAGCCTTCAGTTTTATTTCATGGAAAAAAACTAATTTTAACTCATTCTTTATCTTTATATTAG